The Castanea sativa cultivar Marrone di Chiusa Pesio chromosome 11, ASM4071231v1 genome contains a region encoding:
- the LOC142618090 gene encoding protein RETICULATA-RELATED 4, chloroplastic-like, whose product MAVTFSNFSTNPFTLPSSPSHHYHPSSPQTFTITTHRFPTTTTTTTTSRLFTPSLITFTTFHKRPTTITHSTFNTGGGGGIGGGEGGGGGGGGDSGNDDNNNGNSDDGDKERNKEEAVMALLEAGRSVETVPKDLAAAIEAGRLPGSIVKRYFELEKSVLFRWLLQFGGFKERLLADDLFLTKVAIECGVGIFTKTAAELERRREKFTKELDFVFADVVMAIIADFMLVWLPAPTVSLRPPLAVSAGSIAKFFYGCPDNAFQVALSGTSYSFLQRIGAIVRNGAKLFVVGTGASLVGTGITNLLINARKAIDKSFAGEAEDVPVLSTSVAYGVYMAVSSNLRYQVLAGIIEQRILEPFLHQHKIILGAICFVVRTGNTFLGSLMWVDYARWTGIQKIRE is encoded by the exons atggctGTCACTTTCTCCAACTTCTCCACCAACCCTTTCACTCTTCCCTCCTCCCCATCTCACCACTATCATCCCTCTTCACCTCAAACCTTCACCATCACAACCCACCGcttccccaccaccaccaccaccaccactacttCACGCCTCTTCACTCCTTCTCTCATTACTTTCACCACCTTTCACAAGCGTCCCACCACCATCACTCACTCCACCTTCAACACCGGCGGAGGCGGCGGCATAGGCGGtggagaaggaggaggaggaggaggaggtggagaTAGTGGTAATGATGATAATAACAATGGTAATAGTGATGATGGTGACAAGGAAAGGAATAAAGAAGAGGCTGTGATGGCCTTGTTAGAGGCTGGTAGGTCAGTGGAGACTGTGCCAAAGGACTTGGCTGCGGCTATCGAGGCTGGAAGGCTACCTGGGTCGATTGTTAAGAGGTACTTTGAGCTCGAAAAGTCGGTATTGTTCCGATGGTTGCTTCAGTTTGGTGGGTTTAAGGAGCGTTTGCTTGCTGATGACCTTTTCTTGACAAAGGTTGCCATAGAGTGTGGTGTTGGCATCTTCACCAag ACTGCAGCAGAGTTGGAGAGGCGTAGAGAAAAGTTTACCAAGGAGCTAGATTTCGTTTTTGCCGATGTG GTGATGGCCATCATAGCAGATTTTATGCTTGTCTGGCTTCCTGCTCCTACTGTTTCTCTCCGCCCACCTCTTGCAGTCAGTGCCGGATCAATTGCTAAGTTTTTCTATGGCTGTCCTGACAATGCGTTTCAG GTGGCTTTGTCTGGAACTTCTTATTCATTTTTACAGAGAATAGGTGCAATAGTG CGTAATGGAGCCAAACTATTTGTAGTTGGGACTGGTGCATCTTTG GTTGGTACAGGGATAACAAATTTGTTGATCAATGCACGAAAGGCTATTGATAAATCCTTCGCTGGTGAAGCAGAGGATGTGCCTGTATTATCAACCAGTGTTGCATATGGTGTTTATATGGCAGTTTCTAGTAATCTAAG GTACCAAGTTCTTGCTGGAATAATTGAACAACGAATCCTAGAGCCCTTTCTGCATCAACACAAGATTATTCTGGGTGCTATTTGCTTTGTTGTTCGAACTGGCAACACATTCTTGGGGTCATTGAT GTGGGTGGATTATGCACGCTGGACTGGAATCCAAAAGATACGGGAGTAG